The Xiphophorus hellerii strain 12219 chromosome 6, Xiphophorus_hellerii-4.1, whole genome shotgun sequence genomic interval TGGACATCGGGGCCGCCTCCACCCATTTCTCCTGCAGAGTGGTGGGGGATGGGGCGGAGGGGACGGGGTGAGGTCACAACGTAACGCGGTGAGAAAAGCGCTCAGAGACACGAGACCGCGAGTACGAAATCCCGCCTCACCTCCTCAGGACAGTATTTCTCCACCGTCTCCAGAGCGCCCAGTGCCTCGTTCCAGCCTCCCACCGCGTATATGCAGTTGTTGAGGCAGGCCACGCCCACGTAGGCCCGACGCTGGCTCATCACCGGCAGGGCGCTCCAACGGTGCGAGATGGGGTCGTAAACCTCTGCTGAGCGCAGCTCCATTCCTTCATCGCTGATCCCACCAATCACATAGATTAACCctgggaagaagaaaaataataagaagaaaaagttttctcgcattttatttcaaatgatgtaaaaaatacagaaaaaaaaaggatctaaTTTCAGgcaaaagcagagaaaaaaatcaaatgataAACAGACCCTGTAGCTCACAGCACCCAAAGTAATATCTGGGAACCGCCATGCTCCCGATGACCTCCCACTTGTTTTCCTCCGGATCGTATCGCTCCATGGTTTTCCCGATCTCCGATCCGATCCAACCACCTGCAAGCAGACGGCATTTTCAGCCGGTAGAGATCAGGGGTGCGCCGATAAATCGGCTCCGATTCCTTCAATTTGGGAGATCAGCAATCGGCCAATACTTGTGAAAAACGACCATATCTACCTAAAAATCAGCAGCTGTCCTATTTCGCTGTGTTGATACTTTACtgttgctacatttagcaactTTCACTCTACAACCAATCAGTAACGggcaaaatcggaatcggccGGTCAGGCTTTCTGAGGATCGGTGGTCGGTCAGAAAACTACAATTGGTTAAGGTTCATCCATTCACTGTGCCGTCCGAAAGTTTgtacttttttagattttgtctcGTTTACAACAAACATTAATGTATTACATTGAGATTTAAGGCACCAGACGAGCACAAACTAAAGCAAAATTGTGAAGTACAAGGAAAATTGGAcatggcttttaaaaatattgtgctAATTTAAGATTTCCATTTATTTAGGGCTAttaaaatcaacagaaacaaatgcaagccacacttccagatatttttttctgcaagaaaattttaaaaccatgtgCCATTTTCTACCCACTTCACAGTCATCCACTACCCTGAGTCTTAGTCCGCCCTATAAAACGATACAATAAGATAAATGGATggtttttgttgccattttataAAGCGTAACCTTTTCTTCGACAGCTTCGTTAGCTGTGATGTCTGTCAGCGTTTTGTACCGttcataacattttgaaaaatttgaCGGATTCCATCTAAAATGACCCTTGTAGCCGTCGCGTGCTCCCACCAGTGTCGTGGCGTTTTACCGAGTGCGTACAGCGCCCCATGGCAGGGACACACGCCAACTCCACATCGAGGGAAATTCAGAGACGCCACGGCGGCCCACTGCTTCGTCACCGGGTCGTATCGTTCTGCGCAGTCAAAAATCATTGAGTCTTTCTCTCCTGTCGGCAAAAAatcgtaaaaaaaaataaataaataaataaataaaatgaatgcaCGTTTTCTGAAGTTGACTTTAGACTTAAGGCAGAGCGCGGCCTTTTCACCTCCCACCACGTAGATCATGCCCTCCATGACGGCCACGCCCAGCCCGCTGCGGGCCTGATGCAGAGACGACACGGTGGTCCAGTACTGGTTGAAGGTGTCGAAGCGCTCCACGCAGCTCAGCGCTCGGCTGTCACTCCAGCGGCCGCCCTGCAGCCGGGTGTAGCCGCCTGACAGGAAGAAACAATTCACGATTTCACTTCTGGGTTTCGTCTCATTTCAGCGTTATCGTGGGCTTCGTAGTTTTGGTATTATTTATAGATCTCGACCTATTGCGTAGAGGTACTTCCTAGCTTTCCTTCTGGGTCTCGTCTTTGCTGGTTGGAGCTGACTGTGCAGCTTATTTTCTTTGGGAGACTTTGTGACCTCAGTGTATTCCTTCAGCAGGGTCTGCAGTGCCACCCGCAGGCTGAAGTCGGTAATACCTTTGTTCAGAAACGAGAGGAaagagttttttggggggttctGTTTCAAGAAAATCTAACTTGTTGCAGTGACCTAAGATACGACGAAGTAATAGGGGCcatactaataaaaaaataattaattaataaaaaataaaaaataaaaataacaagaatGAGGTCATAATTTTACAAGGATAAACTAAGGAAAGCACTAAACCTTCCATCTTCACCGAAGCCGCAttgcaaacaaaaatcatatttaCGTGCTAATGACATACTTTCCTCACCTTCTATGTACTTGAAGAGTCTCTGAggggagagcagagggaagcggACGGCTTCCAGCACCTCGACGACGTGTTTTTTCCTCTTGGCCACGTCGTGCAGGACCCAGTCCATGGCCGCCGTGAACACTTGGTACTCGTCCTCGATCCTCAGCTCCTCGCTCCGCAGAAGCCTCACCAGCTGGTCCTTCGACAGGCCTCTGAACTCGTCCGTGACGCACACCTGAAGGAGGCGGTGAACACGGACGATACGCACGCACGGTCcggaacaaaaaacaagaaaaaaacatttaagaacgtaaatgtcttactttttttattttatatttgttggaCAGGATCGAATAAAGTGATGTTTGATAGGGCTGGAGGATATATACGGGTTTCATATCAATCGATTATCGATAACTattgattagatttttgttttaaatatcagaaGTACTGACAAACGGGTGGCGtgatctttcctgttttatccatttTTCATTCCACGccgttgttgtttgtttgtaattGCTGGGGAAAACTAAATTAGATTTGGCCgtgttgtttttctagaaagCCCTGTGACAGAATGTGGCTGGACGATGCCCAAACCTCCAGAAAGTGAACGTGGATGTAGTTCTCGGTAAATTCCAGCATTTCCATGCAGGCGATCTGCTCCAGAAACTGAAAGATGCCCACGCAGTTGAAGGGGTCCATGTGGCCCTTGAGGAACTCGCCGCATATCGACACCACCTCAATCAGCTGCAGCATGTCGGCGGCCACCATCAGCTCCTGAACGTTCTCCACGCTGACACTGATCgcccctaaaaaaaacaaacagaaaaaaaaaaaggaaaggcaCAGATCGGACAGCATcgcaaaaccaaacaaaacccGACATCGAATGCGCGAGGAAAGGGcaacaatcaaaaacaaacaatacctGTGTATATGAAGTCCAGCAGAATCTCAAAGATTCCCGTGTCCACGCCGATGATCTGCACCTCGTCTTTCTCCGCCTCCCGCATCCCGCCGGAGAACAAGGCGGAGAAGTAGGGACTGCTGGCGGCGAGCACCAGCCGGTGGACTCTGAAGACGCGCCCGCCCACTCTGAGCCCCACGTCGCAGAAGTCGCAGCGGAGACGCATCTTGTTCATCTGGGCCAGGATGAGGCTGGCGTAGCGCTCCGAGGCCAggacggcggcggcggcagcagcgGCGGCTGCGTCCTGGCTGCAAGCGGCCGACGTCGACACGGAGACGGAGGAGGACATGGCAGCTGAGGCTGCTGCGTTACCATGGAGACAGGTGTTCTCCTGTCCGAGGAGTCTCTGCGTGATACAGCAGGAGCAGGGAGGAAAACACATCTCCATCAAGGAGAAACACACAACGCTGATAAGATCACAAAACGTGATCTGTGGTTCTCCGTAATttgtttccatatttatttctttgttccattttgttttgttttgttgttgttttttcttccctctcttTCCCGCTTCTACCCAAAATTTATGCGTCACCAATGAGAAcaagaaatgagagaaaaaggaaataatccaaaaaaaaaaaaaaaaaagaaaatctgaaaataacaataataattctAAGTTTTAACCCATATTTATGAAACAATTCCATTTTTGTTGCGACACCAACTGGTTATGTTCTGTTTTGTCCTAAATGTgtcctttcttcttttatgcatattgttgctgctgtttgttcacttatCTACTTATTTTGTACATTCATACATCTGTTAGTCtggaatgtttgttttgtaggcACTAATTGgcaaattaatgaaaaaaaaaggagaaacagacAAGCCACACTCTGCCACCAGGTGGGCTGTtacgtttttgtttgtttcatcagAAGCTAAACATTTTGTCCTGTCACCACCTAACTTTACTGTCTTTTTATGCAGGTTTCAGCaatgacagggaagctggtGAGAGTTGATGAAGTTAAATACATTCCAACCTCTAAAAGCTGCAGAAGCCTTGAACCTGAAGTGGAGGTTCAGCCTCCAGCATTGACTCTAAATATGCCGCCATGGCAACAGTGGGATGATTGTATGGAAGCACACTCaagtgctaaaaacaaaaaaaaagaagctaaaagtCCAGATCTAGATCCAATTCAGACACCGCAACAAAAGTGTTGAATATGCATCACATATTTcagtttccccccccccctttcttCCTTTAacctcacaattatgcattaacGAAAAAACGTGATATCCCAATATAATAAGCCAGTggttgcaaacatttaaaatgttaaaaggtcTGAATGCCTTTTCAAGGCTGTGTATGCCACTTACTGTCCCGCTGCTGcacgtttaaaaaaaagaagaagaagaagaagaaaaaaagacacttgTCTCTGCTTTTAGCCAGGCATGCTAACAGATAAACCAACCCACCAGTGTGTGTTTACATAATTCTATTCAGCAGTCGGGGTTTTAGCTAACAGGACACCGCTTCGACAGCCGAACACCGACAGACGAGAATATCACCCGAATGAAAATAAGGAGTGTGACTCACAAGGAAGACACATAGTTTCTGGTTTCTGCGCTGAAACTCACCGGTGTGTTTACAGCTGAGGATGCGGAGAACTTCCGCCGCCCTGCAGACCGTCAATCCGCTTCCTCCGGGCTCCACTGCGCCGGTCTGAGTCTCCAGGCATCACTAATCAAACCCGCTAACATCGAGACTTAGCAAACAGCCTTGACGCTGACGGGAACCgcgaccttttttttttttttaatgaacttaaGTTTCTTCAGTctatttatgtttaataatgaaatataaaaacaaaacaatcgtTCCGACGGCTTTTGTTGTGAAATGCACGGACATTTTATACAAacgtgctaaaaaaaaaaaaagcacgtttgtgcttttttaatcTATGCCATTTTAATCTGAGTATGCTGTTTTTAACAACGCtacagtattatttttttatcttgtaaatGTGCCCTTactacttattattattattattattattattattattattattattattattattattattattattattattattattattattattattttatttgagttgTTATGCATGCGCCCACACTTACCTTGATGATTTGATAGCTGAATTTTCCCAATGTGGGTCAATGACCGATCTCCCTTATTCTATTCTACTCATTTTCTAGGCTTCTACGTTCACGAAAGTAGAATAACTTTCAGCAGTGCTCCTTCATAACGCTACAATTTGGACTTCTAATTCCTACAAAGTGACAAATATCACCGTCTCTGTCTTTAAACATTTCCCTTTAAGATAATAATAAGATCAGTCAACTTATGCTCATAGGCAATATTATGCTAGAGGAAATGGAACTGTTTGATTTAGTAACGTATGTTTTTCATGGTCACATTTAAAAGCAACCTAAACtaatttttaactgtttttttttaaaaaaatgagcaaggtagtttgtaaaaaaaacattaaaaactacaaaaccttTGACCACTACAGTACATTAATCGTTGTTCAACTTCTTGAAATAAGCATGACTAAATGTTCCTATTTACTATTTGGTTTTAGTTAATCCTGGTATGTTATGGTTTGTGATACAAATCCAGCACCAGGTGGCAGTGTTTCCCACAAAGAAGAAAGGCAAGTAGGAGACGGAGCAAACGTGGAAGAGCTTTGAACCCAGTTTTAACCTTTTGTTCTAAACGCTGGAAAACTTACGCtggtgtccaaacattttggcTAGGGGTCAAAATTGTCAAATTCAAACCACTAAGAAGCCATAAAATTCATTCAATTGAGAATGCAAAatacacttgttttttttattttattttattttactaacaacattttaatgaaatctgTACGTAACTAAAGCTCCAAAAACATAAGAAGGACTTTGTactgttaaattattaaaagaaaaatagacagTTTCCTAATTTTTTTCGAACATCAATTGTTTTCTACTTTGTTgaccaatttatttatttattttttttttaccattcttaACTTGTGGTCTCGcgccaaacaaaatcatttcaagggctacaaaatggccacctgggccacactttggacatccctgaAGTAAGTgattaaaatagactgaaaCATTGATGACTTGTTAATCTCGCTGAGAATCAATagaaaaaccttgaaaaaagaagaatttttttttataagggAATCTAACGCCAGGTGGCAATGTTTCCCTTCCAAAGCCTGCCGGAGAGAAGAAAATCCTTGAGAACAACCCACAGGAACCTAACATGTAAATTATCAGGTTATTCTTGCCTTTCTGGCCCCCAGCAGAATGGTAATTTAAGATGGAGTTATTCTCTGGCGTAGGCTGTATCCCACCCCCACCACCGTCCTGCACCTCCTTACTGAACCCACTGACATAACACTCGCCTACTGTGACACAactaaaggtttttttttggttagtTTTGATCAAATTGCTTTGAATTACCATGTTGGAAACTTGCTACGCGGCACTCTCAAGTGCTGCCTGGTACACTCTGAAATCTCATCTCAggtgaaaaaagcaacaacaacaaaaaaaaccctgattgtAACAGTCACGGGGATGAGCCGCCACACACCTGAAATACAAGTCCTGTAACATCTGTCACTTCACTTGTGTTGccagcttttttcttctttttttcccccccccaatGTGTTACCAGACAGCCACTGGCACACAGGAGGATATCTGGTGGCACCAGTGCTGGCCAATAAAAACGCAAATGTTGGTTTGGGCACCCAGTGAACTACACCCATCACTGGAATTAACTTCAAGTTTGTCTGCTAATCCCGAacaaattcagactttttctttGGCCTGATTAGACATGAATAAATGCAATGTTGACATCTTTCatttcgtttttgtttttttttctgctttgcaaaAAGCACATATTCTGAGGGCATTTTAGGTCTAAAACATTTACCTACTGTCTGTcactgttatttattattttttaaaatcatattaccTACTGGTAGCCTGGGGAGAAACAGCACAGTTTTGTCTGGCTGCCTTGCAGTGTGAGAACAGGTTTACTCTAAAAGTGGTGGAATGTGATATTCCTTTGGttatttagtttctttcttttttttccccttttttaaaaaaattaaaagcatgaTAGCTTGCTACCGGTTCAGGCAACAAAAAAGACACTTTTGAGGAAAAGGGGAAAATTAAAACAgtcacaaaaataatgaaaaccgAATTTTAAAAAGGACATTACATGTAGtaatttaatgtgtttcagtttcagaGTGAACTTGTCAAACATCTGATAAACTGGCagttttttatgtcaaaaacaaaaaaagaataaattatttctaaacCTTTGTCATcttaatatataaaatttttaaatgtccTTTTAACCCCATATTTTCTCCACTTATTTatagttgtttttattgtgctgttatgcgtaaaaaaaaatgctaaggAACTTTTTGGTACCCTACTCCTGACTGGTACCTTTCTACAATGAATTAGTTTTGATTCCAACAATGCAAACTATGCGTTCTATAGTGGAAagatgaaaatgagaaaattgtATGAGAATCCTGCTCATGACAGTGAAACTTTGTCATCAACATtcacaaatttgaaaaataacaacaaaggTTGGTTGTCTTTtccatttaaatgtatttttttgttgttgttgttttattttgcttttgaaacGATTTATCGTGGTCGAATTTCTTTATGCGGTACAAAAACGGTGAGTTTTTAATCAATCGATAATAACCGTTACTTAATCGGCTTATTTTAAAGGGACAACGGAAAAACATTACGCAACTCCAATCTATTTCTTATCTCCCGGTCaactacttctttttttttcttacatgatTTCTGCATGCTTGTGTGTTAATCGTGCAACTTAATTTTAGCAGTCGTGACATGATCGGGCCCTGCTTTGCAATTCAAGAGCCTCATCAGTGGTTCACTGAAGCGTGACCGGCGGCTCCATTCAGCGCGCAGTGCCACACGTTACATACATGCTCACAGCAAGCCTGACATGACAGCAGGGGCTGCCTGAAGTTGACAGACGTTTCATTCAAACGTCCAGATTTTCTACCACTGATACTAGAAGTTGAAAAGTAGCCTCCGATTGAAAATGTCTGTACACACTAATGGTTTTAAAGTTATGTAGACATGGATtgagtgtgtgggggtgggtgtatGCGTGTGTTCTCTCACTGCACagcattttttacatttttttgctgGTCAGAAGCGTAATAATATTATCACCGGTCATTAAGTCTCTCCGTTGTGGTGATCGCTCGTCTGGCTCCCAGAACTTCTCATTCAACGGGAGACAAAGTAAACAGCTTCAGGGTCATCTTATGGAAATCAGCTGCCACAATTACtggtctttttcttctttttttttaaagtacaggGATCACATTGCTTTCCGTTTAGCTGGCTATTTCAACCAGAGAGgggaatacatttttttgtaggTACTATTCAAAGGATTGCTCGTTTTTCCACCAACAAATGTAGCTACATGgataataaaacacagcaaaaggTATTTCCATATTGACTGTAGGATTTCAAAgcatacaaaatatattttgaagtGCCCCGAATAAGAAAAGAAGAGATGCCAATTCTAATTTGTGTACGTTTGAGTGAATGACATCGTAAGAGGCATAAAACTGGAACCAAGCAGCTGGCATTAGTATATTACCAAGTGTCTCTTGACAGATTTTGTGTTAAATTGTTACTATGAAGTAAGAATCTtctttcattgaaaaaaaagttatgtacAACAcaaagccattttctttttgtgaatgTATAAATCGGAAACAAATACACTATCGACTTGTACAGATAATAGCAAATGAAAACTGGACATTGCAGTCGACCATTTTCCTCTTTACAGAACacttccacatgtgttattggTACTGAATTTTCCTAAAATACATACTGTGTTCACATACAgctcaaactttaaaaaaaaaaaaaaattcttaagcTGCAGGAAGTATGGGAGAAATTAGATTAGAAAAAACATGCATATAAAgaggtgaaataaaaacaaaatgacaaaaagagaaTGTTGCACTGAGAGGTGTGGTGGGGAAAGAGAAGTCATCAGTCAGTCTTGGCTTTGTGGCTAACAAAGCTGGTTTATTAACTCTCAAAGGTAACAGTAGATTTCAAAATGGCAACCCTCCCATCAGTCAGCAGTCCACCTAGTACATACAGGTCAAACCCCGCCTTCTCAATTTAAATTGGCCAATCACCTCAGCCTTCCACATTAGGCGCAAAAGGAAACATAGTTAACTTACACTAACAATTATTTATCAATAATAAGATATGAGGTTAAACATCTTATGTATGCAAATGTgcatcattttgttcttttaactACTTCACgtttcaatcaatcaaactCCAGCTCTCACCACTGCACTTCCTATAAAACAGTTGGGTCTGAGGCGGGACTCTTCTTTAGCGGGGACCCAAGATGGCGGCCACATAAGACACACCCACAAGGTAACAAACATTCCATTAGGACAGTCACAGAGTGCTGATTTACACGCAAAGGTTAGAGGAAAAACCCATTGCACAGCGACCATGACGTTCCATAGATGACCATCTAAAGTGAGTTTTACAGGAACGACTGGATAATGTCTATAAGATAAAACTGGCTGAGAATGAATTCAGACAGGCGGAAGTGAAATCTGTCCACGTCAGATTAAACCACTGTGAGAACATTTGTGCAAAACCCATCATCGGTGTAAATATTCTGTTGTCAGAACAGTCTTCTGGCCCTCGACATGTAAAACCACGAACCCATCCTTGTTCCGACAGACTCTTTCACCGGCACACACCAACAAGCAAGCGGCCAAGGTGTTTGTGCTTCGAAAGTTGCGACTTGCTCTCCCGCACCGGCGCTGGCAACATTAGTTTCCCGGCCACGTGCCCGCTGGGTCTTTTTCTAATCTATCTAAAAGCTGAATTCCCACAATGAGATTGTCCTCGGAGATCGAGGGACGGtgaaatgtttcacagtgggTTCTGTTTTTCAACACATTTTGCATACAGGCTATAAATTTCACTCATCTGACTAAAGTACCTTCATCCGCATGTTTTCTTTATAGTCTAGATGGCTTGTGGGAAATGCAAACTTGCCATGCCTTTCTTTCAGCAACAGCTTTCTTCTTCCTAATTTTCCATTAAGGCCATATTTGTAAAAACCAATCCCCTTGTTCTACCCTTCGCTTCGTACAGACGGtctattgagaaacgattgcttgctCAAGACATGGACCGTGTTGAGGtcttttacccaatcgctaatgtTTAACCATGTCGTCAGTTCGACCGTGTGTAGCTTAAAGGAAATTGCCTGTGCTgaaaacaaccatcctccactgagAAGACAGAAGTACCGAGCTGAATAACATGGCTATTAATGTTaactcaatatttggaagcagGGCTAATCTGGACTGAACAGCTTCATTCACCTCATCTGCTGCTAAAACAACAGGCTAAAACAACAGGCTGGCTACGATTCTGAAATGACGCAGAAATTCGctgtcatcgttcacaacttctccttctgttcactgattggcccgGTTGAAATTCTACCAAAGGGGATTcaagtcaatgggagaaaaTGCTGACGGATAACTGAACGGACATGTGAATCTAGTGGAATTGggtaggaaggcaatggccaggctatgTCACGGTGGATGACAATGTCTTAGAAGGGTTGTAGTTGTGCCATACTCCTACTGTATGGCACAACTACATACAGTTGTGGGAGACCAAAACTCCCGATGTAATTTGGTCTCTAGTGTTCTGAGGCTTTCATAGCTTCATTTATAC includes:
- the ipp gene encoding actin-binding protein IPP yields the protein MSSSVSVSTSAACSQDAAAAAAAAAVLASERYASLILAQMNKMRLRCDFCDVGLRVGGRVFRVHRLVLAASSPYFSALFSGGMREAEKDEVQIIGVDTGIFEILLDFIYTGAISVSVENVQELMVAADMLQLIEVVSICGEFLKGHMDPFNCVGIFQFLEQIACMEMLEFTENYIHVHFLEVCVTDEFRGLSKDQLVRLLRSEELRIEDEYQVFTAAMDWVLHDVAKRKKHVVEVLEAVRFPLLSPQRLFKYIEGITDFSLRVALQTLLKEYTEVTKSPKENKLHSQLQPAKTRPRRKARKYLYAIGGYTRLQGGRWSDSRALSCVERFDTFNQYWTTVSSLHQARSGLGVAVMEGMIYVVGGEKDSMIFDCAERYDPVTKQWAAVASLNFPRCGVGVCPCHGALYALGGWIGSEIGKTMERYDPEENKWEVIGSMAVPRYYFGCCELQGLIYVIGGISDEGMELRSAEVYDPISHRWSALPVMSQRRAYVGVACLNNCIYAVGGWNEALGALETVEKYCPEEEKWVEAAPMSTARAGLSVSAVNGLLYAVGGRAASRDFSAPVTMDSVEIYDPHLDTWTEVGNMITSRCDGGLAVL